From the Phycisphaerae bacterium genome, the window CCGTCGAACGTTGCTTCGCAAGCAACGGGCTATTGCCGAAGCGGTTATCGCTCTCGATCAGTTGAACGACGACGAGGAGGAGCGCAGATCGCTGATGAAATCTCTGGAAGAATTGATACTTTTGCTGTACGGCACGGATGAGGTGCGAATTGAGCGGCTGACGGTCTTGGAGGAGATCGAGGGATCGCTACATTTCCTGACGACTTCAATCTGGCATGCCGTACCGGCTATCATGCGCGATGTTGAGGAGGCCATCGGTAGGTACTTCGGGACCGCTCCTGTGGTTCCCCCGATTCTCCGATATCGCACGTGGATCGGCGGAGACCGCGACGGCAATCCGCGAGTAACGCCGGAGGTCACACAAGCCAGTCTGCTGGCACATCGGCGTGCCGTCATCCGGCTCTACGACGATAAGCTGTCCGAACTCTCGCGCGTGCTCAGCCTATCAGATCGGCGGCTCTGTGTTCCGGAAGAACTGACATCGGATGTTCAACCCACACATCTTGCCAGGCTCGTGCCGGAAGAGTCGATGGCGCGGCTGCAGCACGAGCCATTTCGGCTCAAGTTGCTTCAAATGCGCGCCCGGCTGGCGGCAGGCATCGACAATCCAGAGGCGTATTCCACGCGGGAGTTCGTGGCGGATCTCTCCTTGCTGACGGACACTCTTCATCGAATGAAACTGGACGATATTGTGCAGTGGACCGGGATCGGAGAACTGCGAACGCAAGCCGATGTCTTTGGGTTTCATCTGGCTGCCCTCGACATTCGGCAGCACAGTGCCGTCCATGGCGACGTTGTCGGCGAGCTTCTGCAGAAAGCGGGCAGGGAACAGCGTTATGCGGAGCTCGACGAGGCGGCGAAGGAGGAATTGCTCACTCGGATAATGAGTGAAGAGGCCATCGAGACGTCTCCAGGTGTGGAGGACGTTTCCCCTGTAAGTCGGGATCTGCTTGCCGTTCTTCGCATCGTCGAGCAGGCGCGACGGCATGAACCACGGGCCGTGGCAAGTTACGTCATCAGCATGACCAATGGCGTGAGCGATGTGCTGGAAGTTCTCTGGTTGATGCGAGTTGCCGGTTGCAGCGGGCTGGACATCGTGCCGCTGTTCGAAACAGTCGATGACCTGTCGCGGGCCCACGAGGTCATGCGGCAGATGCTGTCGAACGCCGCGTACCGCAAGCACCTTGAATCACGCAATCGGTTCCAGGAGATCATGCTTGGCTATTCCGACAGCAACAAGGATGGGGGCTACTTGATGTCCGGCTGGCTTCTGCATACGGCACAGTCGAAGCTAGCGCAAGTATGCCGATCGGCTGGCGTGGATTTCCGTTTCTTCCACGGAAGGGGCGGCACCGTCGGGCGCGGTGGAGGTCGGTCGAATCGCGCGATCCTGGCGACACCGAGCGACAGCCGGGGCGGGCGCATCCGCATGACGGAGCAGGGCGAAGTGATTTCGTTTCGGTACGGCCTGCCCGGCATAACACACCGCCATCTCGAGCAGCTCGTCAACGCAATGATCCTGGCGGAATCGGAAGCGACCGTCGCGGCGGAAGCGCGTTCTGCCACGGAGCTTGCTCTCATGTGGAGGCTCGGCGAGCGGTCCATGGCGGCGTATCGAGAATTGATTGATGACCCTTCGTTCTGGACGTGGTATACAAAGGCGTCGCCGATCGCGCACATCAGCGCCCTGCCAATCGCATCTCGCCCCGTGGCGCGATCCGGTGGCGCAGTACATTTTCAGAATCTGCGAGCAATCCCCTGGGTGTTTGCGTGGACACAGATGCGCCTCAACGTGCCAGGCTGGTATGGCATTGGCACCGCGTTGACCGAGGTACTCCAAGAATCAACAGAAACGCTGGGAATGATGCAAGCCTGGTACAAAAATTGGGAGTACTTCCGAACAATGATCGACAATGCCCAGCAGGAAATGGCCCGCGCCCGACTTGTCATCGCCGCCTGCTACGACGAGATGGCCTCCTCGTCTCGGATGAGGCAACTAACCGACGAGTTTCAGCGCGCCCGAGACGCCATACTCCGTATCACTGGCCAGAAAGAACTCCTGGATAATCGTCTCGTGATCAAGCAGTCAATCGACGAGCGGAATGGCGACACGGACTTGTTGAACCTGCTGCAAATCGAACTTCTGCGTCGATACCGCTGCGGCGATGAAGAAGAGCGATTAGCGCTTCAACCCGTGATCTTCGGCAGCATCAACGGAATCGCATCGGCGATGCAGAGCACCGGCTGAGGCGCTCCCTTGTTTCGTCTGCGCGGGTCGCGCGGCGGAAGCCGTCCCGGCTTCCGCCGGCCCCGGCCGTCCTCCATGCCGCGCCATTTTCACATCTCGCGCATCACCAATGCATTCGTAGCGCGCGACCCACGATAAATGCGTGGTCATGAGTGCCGACGGAGAAGCCCCGTTGTAACAATGGCTCAGCGGCTCGCGTGCATTTCGTGATTTCATCCCGCGTTCAGGTGAAGTTCAGGAGGAAGGACTCAGCTATCGTCGAAGTTGATTTGCCGACATCGGCACGCCCACGATTGTTGAGGAGATTGCCCGATGAAAGTCAAGGACGTCATGACTGCAACCGTAAGAGTCATCGATTCTGCCGAACCCACACAGAAAGCTGCCGAGCATATGGCCGCGATGAACGTGGGAGCCCTTCCCGTAGTTCAGGAGCACAAGCTGGTGGGCATGATCACAGACCGCGATGTCGTCGTTCGGGTCGTCGGGCAGGGACTTGACGCCCGAACCACGAGAGTGGGCGAGGTCATGACATCCGGCGCCTTGACGCTCCAGGAGAATGACGATGTTGCCGATGCGGCCCGGACCATGAAGGACCGCCAGGTGCGTCGCGTTCCCGTGGTCGACAACGAGCAGCGTGTTGTCGGCATCGTCACACTGGGTGATCTGGCCGTGAAGACCGGTTCCGAGGGACAAACGCTTGCCGGAGAGGCGTTGCAAGGCGTTTCAACACCGGCGGAACCCAATCTCTGAAGAGTAAAATAGGAAGCCGCGAATGTCAACGATCCATGTTTATTGGCGGGCACCCGGATTCAACGTTGAGGAGCAACGGAAGACGTCAGAGCGCGTTGTTCATACGGGAGTACTGACTGACGAGGTCGAGCCCGCGAGGGTTGAGGCGCCGGCTCTGGTGGAGGAGCTTTCTGCACGGGTCTATCAGCCGAGCGATCTCCCACCGGGTACGGTGCTGTATATCGAGGATCATCCCGGGCCGCTCCCACCACTGGCGCAACGGGCGATTCAGGCCGGCTTTCGAATCGAGCACGCAAGGCGGGACCCGGGATTGATGGACAACCCGGAGCAACCCTTGCCTCGCCAGGAGCCTGAGGAGACCGGTGAGAAACCAGCCAGTCGAATCGTGCCTCCCATTCCACCCGAGGGCCCCACCAAGATCTGACTCGTATCGCTGCGGAAGATGCTAATCCTGATCTTCTTCGAGCCACGCCCGAGCCTTTTCGATTTCCGCATGCTCGAAGTATCGGATGTCGGCCGTCGTGAATGGTCGGCAGAACGCGGCCATGCCTTTCTGCCATTTGGCTTCGCCCACGATAGCCAGTCGATCGATGTCACGAAAATGCCGGGCGTCAAACTTGATATCTTCCCAAAGGGCGCCGAGTTCCCAACCGTGGAAATCGTGCATTTGGAAGAGGAGCCGGATCTTGCCAAACTGTTGAATCCGTCGCTCGAGCTCGGGCACGAACCTTTCGTAATCTTCACGACTCAGCTTTCCCGTCACTGGGACCTCGAGAATTCGACCCTCGGCGCGTTCATGGATTTCCACGGCCATCTCTTACATCCTATGTCCAGGAATAAGTTCCGTCCCTGTCCGCAGAGACCTCAACTGTCACCAGATCTTGTGCGCTTCTATGAACCTGGAGTAACTGCCGCCTGAACGACGCGTAAGCCGCCGGAGACGCTAGTCGCCAGGCTCCTCCGTATCTGCGTGACCACCCCGCTCGGCGAATTCGCCGGAGTTCTTGGCATGCTGTGGTCGCCAGCGATTCCTCAGTTCATCGACATGCCGGCTATGCGTCAGAATGATCACGCGGTCGCCCTTCTGGATGTGGCTTTCGGCATCGGCGAGATGAAATTCGTCGTCTCGGTAAAAGCAAATGGCCCGGGCATCCTTGGGCAGGTCCAGCTCGCCGATCGTGCCCTTGTCCTCTTTGCCGGCTTGGAATTCAAAAAAGCGTGCTTCACCGCGGATCATCGTGGAAAGTTCGAGGACGTCCCGGCCGCGCGTGAGGTCGACGAGGTAGCGGCTGATGGTCTGATTGGGGACGATGGTATCCTTGAGACCGAGCTGTCGGCAGACGCCCTCGTAGGAGGGATCTTCGATCCGAGTCACTACGCGTTCGTAACCCAGCGACTGCCCAATGACGCTGGCGACGATGTTCACTAGGTCGTTACTGGTAAGGCAGAACAGCACATCGGTCTGCGATGGGCCGGCCTCCTTGAGGATTTTCGGCTTGCTGCCATCGCCGTGAAGGAAGCCACAGGACATGTCGTCGGTAAGACTCTCGATGCGCTCACGGTTTTCCTCGATGATGATCACCTCACCACCACGGTCCAGCACGGCGCGCGCAGTCATGGAGCCCATGTCGCCGGCTCCAATGATAACGATTCTCATGATATATCGGCTCGCTTTCCGATCCACGTACGCGGGTAGAAGAGGACGAGCAGGGCGATCATCTCAAGTCGCCTCATCAGCATGTCAACGCACAGGACCATCTTGGGAAACTCGGGCAGGACAGGGCCGGTGACGCCGGTCGATAAGCCCACCGTACAAGTGGCTGATACAACATCAAAGAGCGAATTCAAGGGATCATAGTTGTAGAGCAGCAAGACAAACCACGAAAGCAGGATGGTGACGACAAAGAGGGCAATGACCAGGAGTCCGTCGAGTGCGGTCCGATCACTCAGTTTTCGGCCGCCCAGACGTCGCGTGAGAACTGCGTGTGGCGGCGTAGTAGTGCGCACAAGTAGGCGCTGAAACAACCGCAGCACAATGAAGAACCGGATGAGCTTGATGCCTCCGGCCGTGGAGCCCAAGTCGCCTCCAATAAACATGGCGACCATTACCAGTGCCTTGGCAGCGGCGGGTAAGGCGGCGATATCCGTGGTCGTGAATCCCGTCGTGGTCTGCGCGGTGACCCCGAGAGCCACGCCGTGGCCAATAGCCTGAGTCCAGGACATGACACCGACGTAACGCAGCGTCCCAATGAGCGCAAGGGCGATGATTAACGTCATGAGTGGAAGCCCGACGGTCGTGAGGCCGCGCCTGGTCGGACGTTCGTTCGTACCCCAAAACCGGCGATAATACCACGAAATGGAGCCGGCCCCGAGGAAAGCACTCAGAAGGATCGCGGCCGGGGCCATCCATCCCGAAAGCCCGGCGAGACTTGCGTCGTCCACGGCGAAGCCCCCGGTAGATACGGAACTGAGTGTGTAGGTAATTGCAGCCAGCGGACGCAGTCCCAACAGAAATAGCGTAAGCAGGGACGCACCGGTCAGGATAAGGTAGACCACGCTGACTCGGCGGGCGTGCGCCCGAACGTCGACCGGAAACTCCGTGGAGGCGTTTTCTGTGGACGCGAGCCGACGAATGGCGGGCGCGGGGCGCACGAGGAGCGCCACCGAGACCACGACAATGCCCAGACCGCCGTACCATTGCAGCCAGGACCGGGCGAATAGGAAGCTGACCGGTTTGTTGGCAACGCTCTCCGTCATGGAAAGGCCCGTCGTCGTGACGGCGGAAATGGACTCAAAGACCGCATCGCCGAAGTGCAGCCCGTCGTAGGCGAAAGGAAGGCTCATCGTCAGTGCCGCTGCGAGAAGCGTAGCCGACGTAATCACTAATGCTTCGTTCGGTTGGATGCCGGGGCTTGGGCGCAACCGCCCAAGGCTAATGCCAATTACCGCCGGAATCCCCACGGCAACAAGATAGACGAGGCCCGCCTCCAATCCATTGGCCAAGAGGGAAACGAGCGCCGGCATCGTATTTAGCAATGCGACGACAACCAGAAGATCTCCCAGGTACTTCCCGACCGTCGACCAACGAACAGCAAAGCTCAGTTCCAGGCTGTCTCCCCGGTTTTGCATGCGAAGTTCATTCCGTGCCGTGGAATCGGCCCCAACGAAGTAGGCTAGAGCGTACGGTAAAGGGAAACCCGATGCACGCCCTCAGATTACAGCAAATTCATCCTCCTCGAGCGTGAAGCGACGTACGATTCGGATGTCACGAAACCGCATTCTTTGGCGGCCTCGGTCGGGATGGCGCACAACCTGGAGAATTACTGATGACGGCTACGGCAATTCTGGCGGAAGGCCCAAGCTCATTCGTTCAGTTTCAGCTTCTTGAGCCGGCACTGCGGGCAGTGCTGATCTATCTTGGCGGATTCGTGCTGATTCGCTTCGGGAAGAATCGCTTGCTTGGCAGGTCGACTCCGTTCGACATTGTCCTGGGAATCGTGCTCGGATCGCTTCTCAGTCGTGCGATCAACGGGACTGCAGAAGTGACCGTGACGATTGTCGCGGCGGCTTCACTCGTGGGCTTTCACACGCTCGTATCCTGGCTGTCACGACGGTCGCGTGGAATCGAACGGATCGTCAAGGGAAGACAGTTGGTCCTCGTTCAAAGTGGAAAAATCGACCGGGCGAACGCCCGGCAGGCGGACATCTCGGCGGAAGACCTGGGAGAGGCACTGCGCCTGCGCGGCGGGGTGGATTGCTATGCTGAGGTCGAACGCGCTTCGTTGGAGCGGAACGGAGAAATCAGCGTAATCCGTGCGCAACATCCTCCCCGAGTCATCGAGATCGATGTGGCTGATGGAGTACAGAAGGTGCGAATCGCATGGGAATAATGCATGGAAACGCCGCATTACAGAGGTCTTATGCCTGATTTACAGAACATTCAGGACCGGCCTCTCTATTTACAAGCCAGCCGCGGGCAGATATTGCGGTCCATACGTGAACAGGTAACGAATTACGGTGCGCGGGATGGGTCTGCGATGACCAGCATGCCAATCCCTGGCAGAGCATGCAAATGCCGGCAGTCTTTTCTCCCCGTGCCAATCTCTTGATGCGAGCGGCGATCGTCGCGCTGCTGATCGCCCCGATGGCGGCAGCAACCGGGCTGTATGCCTGGTATCATTCACCGTATGGCACGGGCATCGGCCAGGCAGTCCCACAGGACATTCCGTTCAGCCACGCCCATCACGTGGGCGGCCTAGGGCTAGACTGCCGCTACTGCCATAAGACGGCGGAGTCGAGTGCGTTCGCGGGGATGCCCGCGACGGATACCTGCATGCACTGTCA encodes:
- a CDS encoding phosphoenolpyruvate carboxylase; this encodes MTTELTRDVALLENVLERVLVRLGPSGHLRLYKELRQASGEGETDGFRAAREQVARLSLEEIRELIKALTLRFHLRNQAEKVAIIRANRRRQATATTERPRRESIAEAICTLKGRGHSREELQRIIQRLDIQPTLTAHPTEARRRTLLRKQRAIAEAVIALDQLNDDEEERRSLMKSLEELILLLYGTDEVRIERLTVLEEIEGSLHFLTTSIWHAVPAIMRDVEEAIGRYFGTAPVVPPILRYRTWIGGDRDGNPRVTPEVTQASLLAHRRAVIRLYDDKLSELSRVLSLSDRRLCVPEELTSDVQPTHLARLVPEESMARLQHEPFRLKLLQMRARLAAGIDNPEAYSTREFVADLSLLTDTLHRMKLDDIVQWTGIGELRTQADVFGFHLAALDIRQHSAVHGDVVGELLQKAGREQRYAELDEAAKEELLTRIMSEEAIETSPGVEDVSPVSRDLLAVLRIVEQARRHEPRAVASYVISMTNGVSDVLEVLWLMRVAGCSGLDIVPLFETVDDLSRAHEVMRQMLSNAAYRKHLESRNRFQEIMLGYSDSNKDGGYLMSGWLLHTAQSKLAQVCRSAGVDFRFFHGRGGTVGRGGGRSNRAILATPSDSRGGRIRMTEQGEVISFRYGLPGITHRHLEQLVNAMILAESEATVAAEARSATELALMWRLGERSMAAYRELIDDPSFWTWYTKASPIAHISALPIASRPVARSGGAVHFQNLRAIPWVFAWTQMRLNVPGWYGIGTALTEVLQESTETLGMMQAWYKNWEYFRTMIDNAQQEMARARLVIAACYDEMASSSRMRQLTDEFQRARDAILRITGQKELLDNRLVIKQSIDERNGDTDLLNLLQIELLRRYRCGDEEERLALQPVIFGSINGIASAMQSTG
- a CDS encoding CBS domain-containing protein yields the protein MKVKDVMTATVRVIDSAEPTQKAAEHMAAMNVGALPVVQEHKLVGMITDRDVVVRVVGQGLDARTTRVGEVMTSGALTLQENDDVADAARTMKDRQVRRVPVVDNEQRVVGIVTLGDLAVKTGSEGQTLAGEALQGVSTPAEPNL
- a CDS encoding STAS/SEC14 domain-containing protein, translated to MAVEIHERAEGRILEVPVTGKLSREDYERFVPELERRIQQFGKIRLLFQMHDFHGWELGALWEDIKFDARHFRDIDRLAIVGEAKWQKGMAAFCRPFTTADIRYFEHAEIEKARAWLEEDQD
- a CDS encoding TrkA family potassium uptake protein; this translates as MRIVIIGAGDMGSMTARAVLDRGGEVIIIEENRERIESLTDDMSCGFLHGDGSKPKILKEAGPSQTDVLFCLTSNDLVNIVASVIGQSLGYERVVTRIEDPSYEGVCRQLGLKDTIVPNQTISRYLVDLTRGRDVLELSTMIRGEARFFEFQAGKEDKGTIGELDLPKDARAICFYRDDEFHLADAESHIQKGDRVIILTHSRHVDELRNRWRPQHAKNSGEFAERGGHADTEEPGD
- a CDS encoding TrkH family potassium uptake protein, yielding MQNRGDSLELSFAVRWSTVGKYLGDLLVVVALLNTMPALVSLLANGLEAGLVYLVAVGIPAVIGISLGRLRPSPGIQPNEALVITSATLLAAALTMSLPFAYDGLHFGDAVFESISAVTTTGLSMTESVANKPVSFLFARSWLQWYGGLGIVVVSVALLVRPAPAIRRLASTENASTEFPVDVRAHARRVSVVYLILTGASLLTLFLLGLRPLAAITYTLSSVSTGGFAVDDASLAGLSGWMAPAAILLSAFLGAGSISWYYRRFWGTNERPTRRGLTTVGLPLMTLIIALALIGTLRYVGVMSWTQAIGHGVALGVTAQTTTGFTTTDIAALPAAAKALVMVAMFIGGDLGSTAGGIKLIRFFIVLRLFQRLLVRTTTPPHAVLTRRLGGRKLSDRTALDGLLVIALFVVTILLSWFVLLLYNYDPLNSLFDVVSATCTVGLSTGVTGPVLPEFPKMVLCVDMLMRRLEMIALLVLFYPRTWIGKRADIS
- a CDS encoding DUF421 domain-containing protein, which gives rise to MTATAILAEGPSSFVQFQLLEPALRAVLIYLGGFVLIRFGKNRLLGRSTPFDIVLGIVLGSLLSRAINGTAEVTVTIVAAASLVGFHTLVSWLSRRSRGIERIVKGRQLVLVQSGKIDRANARQADISAEDLGEALRLRGGVDCYAEVERASLERNGEISVIRAQHPPRVIEIDVADGVQKVRIAWE